A window from Dromaius novaehollandiae isolate bDroNov1 chromosome 1, bDroNov1.hap1, whole genome shotgun sequence encodes these proteins:
- the TSPAN9 gene encoding tetraspanin-9 isoform X5, translating into MARGCLCCLKYMMFLFNLIFWLCGCGLLGVGIWLSVSQGNFATFSPSFPSLSAANLVIAIGTVIMVTGFLGCLGAIKENKCLLLSFFIVLLIILLAELILLILFFVYMDKVSESARKDLKEGMKLYNSENNVGLKNAWNIIQAEMKCCGVNDFTDWYPVLGENTVPDRCCTENSQDCGRNSTELVWKTGCYEKVMIWFDENKHVLGSIGMCILIMQILGMAFSMTLFQQIHRTGKKYDA; encoded by the exons TTATGTGGCTGTGGGCTGCTGGGCGTGGGAATCTGGCTGTCAGTGTCACAAGGAAACTTCGCCACATTTTCTCCCAGCTTTCCGTCGCTTTCAGCTGCCAACCTAGTCATTGCGATTGGCACAGTCATCATGGTGACCGGCTTTCTGGGCTGTCTAGGTGCTATCAAGGAAAACAAGTGCCTCCTTTTGAGT TTTTTCATCGTTTTGCTGATAATTCTCCTGGCAGAGCTGATATTActcattttgttctttgtttatATGGACAAG GTCAGTGAGAGTGCAAGGAAGGATCTGAAAGAAGGTATGAAGCTGTACAATTCAGAAAATAATGTTGGACTGAAAAACGCATGGAATATCATTCAAGCAGAG ATGAAATGCTGTGGCGTGAATGACTTTACGGATTGGTACCCAGTACTGGGAGAAAACACTGTGCCGGACCGATGTTGTACAGAAAACTCCCAAGATTGTGGACGGAACTCCACTGAATTAGTGTGGAAGACG GGCTGTTACGAGAAAGTTATGATTTGGTTTGATGAGAATAAGCATGTCCTTGGCTCGATTGGGATGTGCATCCTCATAATGCAG ATACTTGGCATGGCCTTTTCCATGACACTCTTCCAGCAGATTCACAGGACTGGCAAAAAATACGATGCCTAA
- the TSPAN9 gene encoding tetraspanin-9 isoform X6: MKLCGCGLLGVGIWLSVSQGNFATFSPSFPSLSAANLVIAIGTVIMVTGFLGCLGAIKENKCLLLSFFIVLLIILLAELILLILFFVYMDKVSESARKDLKEGMKLYNSENNVGLKNAWNIIQAEMKCCGVNDFTDWYPVLGENTVPDRCCTENSQDCGRNSTELVWKTGCYEKVMIWFDENKHVLGSIGMCILIMQILGMAFSMTLFQQIHRTGKKYDA; this comes from the exons TTATGTGGCTGTGGGCTGCTGGGCGTGGGAATCTGGCTGTCAGTGTCACAAGGAAACTTCGCCACATTTTCTCCCAGCTTTCCGTCGCTTTCAGCTGCCAACCTAGTCATTGCGATTGGCACAGTCATCATGGTGACCGGCTTTCTGGGCTGTCTAGGTGCTATCAAGGAAAACAAGTGCCTCCTTTTGAGT TTTTTCATCGTTTTGCTGATAATTCTCCTGGCAGAGCTGATATTActcattttgttctttgtttatATGGACAAG GTCAGTGAGAGTGCAAGGAAGGATCTGAAAGAAGGTATGAAGCTGTACAATTCAGAAAATAATGTTGGACTGAAAAACGCATGGAATATCATTCAAGCAGAG ATGAAATGCTGTGGCGTGAATGACTTTACGGATTGGTACCCAGTACTGGGAGAAAACACTGTGCCGGACCGATGTTGTACAGAAAACTCCCAAGATTGTGGACGGAACTCCACTGAATTAGTGTGGAAGACG GGCTGTTACGAGAAAGTTATGATTTGGTTTGATGAGAATAAGCATGTCCTTGGCTCGATTGGGATGTGCATCCTCATAATGCAG ATACTTGGCATGGCCTTTTCCATGACACTCTTCCAGCAGATTCACAGGACTGGCAAAAAATACGATGCCTAA